The sequence GCGCGGGTGCTGTTGCAGCCGGGCCTGGCCTGGCGCCTGCCGATTCCGTTCGAGGCGGCCATTCCGGTGGACCTGCGCCTGCGCAGCACGTCGAGCGGGCTGCAGGACGTCGGCACCCGCGACGGCCTGCGCATCATCGTCCAGGCCTACGTCGCCTGGCAGGTGCAGCCCGACTCGGCCAGCGTGCAGCGCTTCATGCGCGCGGTGCAGAACCAGCCGGACGAGGCTGCGCGGCAGATCCGCACCTTCGTCGGCTCGGCGCTGGAAACCACCGCCAGCGGCTTCGACCTGGCGGAGCTGGTGAACACCGACGGCAGCAAGGTGCGCATCGCCGACTTCGAGCAACGCCTGCGCGAGCAGATCGACAAGCAATTGCTGGACACCTATGGCGTGCGCGTCCTGCAGGTCGGCGTCGAGCGCCTGACCCTGCCGTCGGTGACCCTCGGCGCGACCGTCGACCGCATGCGCGCCGAGCGCGAGACCATCGCCACCGAACGTACCGCCGAGGGCAAGCGCAAGGCGGCCGAAATCCGCTCCGCCGCCGAACGCGACGCGCGCATCACGCTGGCCGATGCAACCGTGAAGGCCGCCGACATCGAGGCGCAGTCGCGGGTCGAGGCGGCGCAGATCTACGCCAAGGCCTATGCCGGCTCCCCCGAGCTCTACAACCTGCTGCGCTCGCTCGACACCCTGGGCACCATCGTCAATTCCGGCACCCGCCTGGTGCTGCGTACCGACGCCGCGCCGTTCCGCGTGCTGGTCGACGGCCCGCCGCAACTGCCGGCGGCGAAGGCGGGCGGGCAACATGAGTGAGCGCGAGCAGGGCGGCAGCCCCTGGCTGCAGGCCGGGCGCCTGGCGTTCGTCGCCCTCTATGGCGTGACCCTCCTGGCGGCGCTCGGCTGGGCGCTGTCCAACGTCCGCGAGGTCGGTCCGGACAGCCGCGCCGTGGTGCTGCGCATGGGCGCGCTGAACCGCATCCAGAACCCCGGGCTGCTGCTGGCCTGGCCGCGCCCCTTCGAGCAGGTGGTGATGCTGCCTTCGGCCGAGCGGGTGATCGAGCGTCGGGTCGAGACCCTGCTGCGCTCGGTCCAGGCGCAGAAGGCCGATCTCGACGTCAGCCTCTCGAACGACGCCACCGCCGGTTCCGGATACCTGCTGACGGGCGACGCCGGCGTGGTTCAGCTGGATGTGCGGGTGTTCTACAAGGTCACCGATCCCTACGCCTTCGTGCTGCAAGGCGAGCACGTGCTGCCAGCGCTGGACCGCCTGGTCGAGCGCAGTGCGGTGGCCGTGTGCGCCGCGCGTGACCTCGACACCATCCTGGTCGCCCGCCCCGAACTGGTCGGCAGCGACAGCCATGTGGCGGAGCGCCGCGAGCGCCTGCGCGGTGACCTGCAACAGGGCATCAACCAGAATCTGGCGGCGTTGGCCGCGACCGGCAATGGACTGGGCGTGCAGATCGAGCGGGTCGACGTGCAGTCCTCGCTGCCACGCGAAGCGGTTAGCGCCTTCAATGCAGTGCTGACCGCCAGCCAGCTCGCCGAGCAGAACGTCGCCGCTGCGCAGAACGACGCAGCGCGGCAGACCCAGACGGCGACCCAGTCGGCCGACCGCACCCTGCAGGTCGCCCATGCCCAGGCCGGCGAGCGCCTGGCCAAGGCGCGTACCGACACCGCGACCATCGCCAGCCTGGCCGGCAGCCAGGACCCGGGCCTGCTGCAGCGGCTGTACCGTGAGCGCCTGCCGGCAATCCTCGGCAAGGCCGGGGCGGTGACTACGGTCGATCCGCGCGACGCCGGCCACCTGATCCTTCCGGGGCCCAAGCCGTGAGCGGCGGCTGTGAAGCAATGAGCGGACACTGTCATGCGGACGCGCTAGGCTCGCAAAGGACCCCGGCGGCCCATCGCCAGCATTTCCCGACGACTCAGAAAAGGCAGGACACCCCATGATCGCTGCAGGACTACAGCACTTCCTCAAGGCCCGCGGATGGGCGACGCCGCTGCGCGGTGCGCTGGCCCTGGCGGCCATGCTTCTGCTCTTCACCGGCACCGCCGAGGCCGGGCGTGACCTGCCCGCGGGCATGCTGGTTGGCGTGGTCGACAGCGCCAGCTTCCCGGTGATCACCCTCAAGAGGCCCAAACCCAGCCTGGTCAAGCAAGTGGTTAGCCTGGGCTTCTACGAGAAGACCGTCAGCTACCCGGTGGCGGTTTCCGTGCGCATCCGCAACGAGAACAACCTGTTCGTCGTCAACGGCCTGATGCCGCAGCTGAAGGGCAAGTTCGTCGGCCTGAAGAACGGCATCAACGGCGAGGTCAACCAGATCTGGGTGATGACCGAGGCCGAGGCCGCCGACTACGTGAAGCGTCCGGGCACCCGT is a genomic window of Pseudomonas knackmussii B13 containing:
- the hflC gene encoding protease modulator HflC, coding for MSSPHTHDHGHAHDHEHDHDHDHGHHHHDHDHDEAAPFPWRRTGLAALLVLFAAATACLVQVRSGEATVITRFGNPARVLLQPGLAWRLPIPFEAAIPVDLRLRSTSSGLQDVGTRDGLRIIVQAYVAWQVQPDSASVQRFMRAVQNQPDEAARQIRTFVGSALETTASGFDLAELVNTDGSKVRIADFEQRLREQIDKQLLDTYGVRVLQVGVERLTLPSVTLGATVDRMRAERETIATERTAEGKRKAAEIRSAAERDARITLADATVKAADIEAQSRVEAAQIYAKAYAGSPELYNLLRSLDTLGTIVNSGTRLVLRTDAAPFRVLVDGPPQLPAAKAGGQHE
- the hflK gene encoding protease modulator HflK gives rise to the protein MSEREQGGSPWLQAGRLAFVALYGVTLLAALGWALSNVREVGPDSRAVVLRMGALNRIQNPGLLLAWPRPFEQVVMLPSAERVIERRVETLLRSVQAQKADLDVSLSNDATAGSGYLLTGDAGVVQLDVRVFYKVTDPYAFVLQGEHVLPALDRLVERSAVAVCAARDLDTILVARPELVGSDSHVAERRERLRGDLQQGINQNLAALAATGNGLGVQIERVDVQSSLPREAVSAFNAVLTASQLAEQNVAAAQNDAARQTQTATQSADRTLQVAHAQAGERLAKARTDTATIASLAGSQDPGLLQRLYRERLPAILGKAGAVTTVDPRDAGHLILPGPKP